A region of Natribaculum luteum DNA encodes the following proteins:
- a CDS encoding DsrE/DsrF/DrsH-like family protein gives MSSDTQPSGDAADPTEAELRQRVEELEAQLADLEAAVGDDQKQMTIVATKGTLDMAYPPLILASTAAAFGWDVVVFHTFWGLDILHEEKSENLKLSAVGNPSMPMPNALAALPGMDAMATRMMEKKIDENNTATIEELIELSLDSGVDLQACQMTIELMDYDEDDFYDGVTTGVGAATALQHMADSDVQLLV, from the coding sequence ATGAGCTCGGATACACAGCCATCGGGGGACGCGGCAGATCCAACCGAGGCCGAACTCAGACAGCGTGTCGAGGAACTCGAAGCGCAGTTGGCCGACCTCGAGGCGGCCGTCGGCGACGACCAGAAGCAGATGACGATCGTCGCGACGAAGGGGACGCTCGACATGGCGTACCCGCCGCTGATCCTGGCGAGTACCGCCGCCGCCTTCGGCTGGGACGTCGTCGTCTTCCACACGTTCTGGGGGCTGGACATCCTCCACGAGGAGAAGTCCGAGAACCTCAAACTCTCGGCGGTCGGCAACCCGAGTATGCCGATGCCCAACGCGCTTGCCGCACTCCCCGGCATGGACGCGATGGCCACGCGCATGATGGAAAAGAAGATCGACGAGAACAACACCGCCACCATCGAGGAACTCATCGAACTCTCGCTGGACAGCGGCGTCGACCTCCAGGCCTGTCAGATGACCATCGAACTGATGGACTACGACGAAGACGACTTCTACGACGGCGTCACCACCGGTGTCGGGGCCGCCACCGCCCTCCAGCACATGGCCGACTCCGACGTCCAGCTGCTCGTCTGA
- a CDS encoding globin-coupled sensor protein — protein sequence MNPAKVFGQGELNQHVDPAELLEDIDLDADEISQRKDFIGFDEEDERRLADLEPLLRDSQNEIADRFYDNLTEYDGTLEIMSRSPKGIEALKQTQRAYLVSLATGNYDEEYFRQRARIGKLHELLDMPMKHYVGQYGVYYDLIFSEVDERVQQQTVSAIEQWVDEEMDEGGFQSRVVDRFRGLTGDDGDDDGLDPSLEQAVREAIHDGMADVLALLRIINLDMQVAADTYFESYSNDLDRAIERRERLAREVEKDVQKPIKDMNETSASVARSAQTINDLASSQAQDMDTIADEVESLSANVEEIAATADTVGEMSDEAESLAENGAEQADAALEELAAVQEVTAELTETVERLEQRTDAIDDVIDRVSGLAERTRVLGTNASVEAGRGENTQGTLKVIAEEVQSFADQAQSDLDAIETEVEGIKEVTTDTIETVDETTNRLERSVDRVDEAVTDFDAIHDAVAEVSTGIDDVADASADQATSAEAIHRTVEQSAQKAERVSTETQSVAAATEEQTARLSEIATNVGKLTELENVERRPVYEQ from the coding sequence ATGAACCCGGCGAAGGTATTCGGTCAGGGAGAACTTAACCAGCACGTCGATCCTGCCGAACTTCTCGAGGACATCGACCTCGACGCGGACGAGATCTCTCAGCGGAAGGATTTCATCGGTTTCGACGAGGAAGACGAGCGACGCCTCGCCGACCTCGAGCCGCTGTTGCGCGACAGTCAAAACGAGATCGCGGATCGATTCTACGACAACCTGACCGAGTACGACGGGACTCTCGAGATCATGAGTCGGTCGCCGAAGGGGATCGAGGCCCTGAAACAGACCCAGCGTGCCTACCTCGTCTCGCTCGCCACCGGCAACTACGACGAGGAGTACTTCCGACAGCGGGCCCGAATCGGGAAACTCCACGAACTGCTCGACATGCCGATGAAACACTACGTCGGCCAGTACGGCGTCTACTACGACCTCATCTTCTCCGAAGTCGACGAGCGCGTCCAGCAACAGACCGTAAGCGCCATCGAGCAGTGGGTCGACGAGGAGATGGACGAGGGCGGCTTCCAGTCGCGCGTCGTCGACCGATTCCGGGGACTTACCGGCGACGATGGGGACGACGACGGACTTGATCCGTCGCTCGAGCAGGCGGTCCGCGAGGCGATCCACGACGGAATGGCGGACGTCCTGGCGTTGCTCCGGATCATCAACCTCGACATGCAGGTAGCGGCCGACACCTACTTCGAGAGTTACAGCAACGACCTCGACCGGGCGATCGAGCGGCGCGAACGGCTCGCACGGGAGGTCGAAAAGGACGTCCAGAAGCCGATCAAGGACATGAACGAGACGTCCGCGTCGGTCGCGAGAAGCGCCCAGACGATCAACGACCTCGCGTCGAGTCAGGCCCAGGACATGGACACGATCGCCGACGAGGTGGAGTCGCTGAGCGCGAACGTCGAAGAGATCGCCGCGACCGCCGACACGGTCGGCGAGATGAGCGACGAGGCCGAATCGCTGGCCGAAAACGGTGCCGAACAGGCCGACGCGGCACTCGAGGAACTGGCGGCCGTCCAGGAAGTGACGGCGGAACTCACCGAAACCGTCGAACGACTCGAGCAGCGAACGGACGCGATCGACGACGTGATCGACCGCGTCAGCGGACTTGCAGAGCGGACGCGAGTGCTGGGAACGAACGCGTCCGTCGAGGCCGGACGGGGAGAGAACACGCAGGGGACGCTCAAGGTCATCGCCGAGGAAGTCCAGTCGTTCGCCGACCAGGCCCAGTCAGACCTGGACGCGATCGAGACCGAAGTCGAGGGCATCAAGGAAGTCACGACCGATACGATCGAGACGGTCGACGAGACGACCAATCGGCTCGAACGGAGCGTCGACCGCGTCGACGAGGCGGTCACGGACTTCGACGCCATCCACGACGCGGTCGCGGAAGTCTCGACCGGGATCGACGACGTTGCGGACGCGTCGGCCGATCAGGCGACCAGTGCGGAGGCGATACACCGGACGGTCGAACAGTCGGCACAGAAGGCAGAACGCGTCTCGACCGAGACGCAGTCCGTCGCTGCTGCGACCGAAGAGCAGACGGCGAGACTCTCCGAGATCGCGACCAATGTCGGCAAACTGACCGAGCTAGAGAACGTCGAACGGCGGCCCGTGTACGAACAGTGA
- a CDS encoding FAD-dependent oxidoreductase has translation MTETFVIVGGDAAGMSAASKAKRERPDMDVIVFEKGEWVSYAACGMPYYVKGDVDDLDDLVAVTPEEFVEERDVDLRTGHEVVGIDRDDQTVTVDVDGDRFEQPYDHLLIGTGAHAIEPPFDGIDLEGVFTIHDMDEADAIDDYVADHDLETAAIVGGGYVGIEMAEALTARGLSVSLFEMLPHVLQPFGEPVAEVVEDHLREQGVDLHLETAVQGFVGDERVDTVELEDDAVSADLVIVGVGVAPNTELAEEAGIELGPTGAIAIDEYGRTNDERIYAAGDCAEATNVVTGEPDHVPLALTANRAGRAIGQTVTGSPTSVGKIAGTAIVKAFELGAARTGIVDPEQAREAGFDPVSVTIDAPTRPHYYPGATELTVTLLADRESERVLGASLVGRDGVKRVDTVATALSAELTVTELQNLDLAYAPPFSPTWDPILTAAKVLSGKLEG, from the coding sequence ATGACCGAGACGTTCGTGATCGTCGGCGGGGACGCTGCCGGGATGAGTGCCGCAAGTAAGGCAAAACGCGAGCGACCCGACATGGACGTGATCGTCTTCGAGAAAGGCGAGTGGGTCTCCTACGCCGCCTGCGGGATGCCCTACTACGTGAAAGGCGACGTCGACGATCTCGACGATCTCGTGGCGGTGACGCCCGAGGAGTTCGTCGAGGAGCGAGACGTCGACCTCCGAACCGGACACGAAGTCGTCGGGATCGATCGTGACGACCAGACGGTCACCGTCGACGTCGACGGCGACCGATTCGAACAGCCGTACGACCACCTGCTGATCGGCACCGGCGCACACGCGATCGAACCGCCGTTCGACGGGATCGACCTCGAGGGCGTGTTCACGATCCACGACATGGACGAGGCAGACGCCATCGACGACTACGTGGCCGACCACGACCTCGAGACCGCCGCGATCGTCGGCGGTGGCTACGTCGGCATCGAGATGGCCGAAGCGCTCACGGCGCGTGGCCTGTCCGTCAGCCTCTTCGAGATGCTGCCACACGTCCTCCAGCCGTTCGGCGAACCGGTCGCGGAAGTCGTCGAGGATCACCTCCGCGAGCAGGGCGTCGACCTCCACCTCGAGACGGCCGTCCAGGGCTTCGTCGGGGACGAGCGGGTCGACACGGTCGAACTCGAGGACGACGCCGTCTCCGCCGACCTCGTGATCGTCGGCGTCGGCGTCGCGCCGAACACGGAACTCGCCGAAGAGGCAGGCATCGAACTCGGTCCGACGGGGGCCATCGCGATCGACGAGTACGGTCGAACGAACGACGAACGGATCTACGCGGCCGGCGACTGCGCCGAGGCGACGAACGTCGTCACCGGCGAACCCGACCACGTTCCGCTGGCGTTGACGGCGAATCGTGCGGGACGAGCGATCGGCCAGACCGTGACTGGGTCGCCGACGTCCGTCGGAAAAATCGCCGGAACGGCGATCGTGAAGGCGTTCGAACTCGGTGCGGCTCGAACCGGGATCGTCGACCCCGAGCAAGCACGCGAGGCCGGGTTCGACCCCGTCTCGGTCACGATCGACGCGCCCACGCGCCCACACTACTACCCCGGCGCGACCGAGCTCACCGTGACGCTGCTGGCCGACCGCGAGAGCGAACGCGTCCTCGGGGCGAGCCTCGTCGGCCGCGACGGCGTGAAACGAGTCGACACGGTCGCAACCGCGCTCTCTGCAGAACTGACCGTCACGGAACTCCAGAACCTCGATCTGGCGTACGCGCCGCCGTTTAGCCCCACCTGGGACCCGATTCTCACCGCCGCGAAGGTCCTCTCCGGAAAACTCGAGGGCTGA
- a CDS encoding universal stress protein, which yields MRAVFATDLSEASTAAISTQACLECLNRIGIDEVHLVTVISSNVHYGMPGFDLDSQRRKALENQRAFFEEEGFDVEMHVVRGTPHRRINDVAKRVGADMIVVGSKGQSPLERRLIGSTARNVARTSVRPLLIERIVEEDDGHEVAREHLFQRVLYATDFSENADRAFDQFRVLKNATEEATLVHVSDREQQEAGISTEEARERLESMADDLESYGIDTTIDVREDEPVEGILAAEEEYDPTVILMGSRGQSRLRRLLIGSVSESVTARAKSNVLIVPPTQR from the coding sequence ATGAGAGCCGTATTTGCAACCGACCTGTCGGAGGCCAGCACCGCTGCGATCAGTACCCAGGCCTGCCTCGAGTGTCTCAACCGGATCGGAATCGACGAGGTGCACCTCGTCACCGTCATCAGTTCGAACGTCCACTACGGGATGCCGGGGTTCGACCTCGACTCCCAGCGGCGGAAGGCTCTCGAGAACCAGCGAGCGTTCTTCGAGGAAGAGGGCTTCGACGTCGAGATGCACGTCGTCCGCGGGACGCCACACCGCCGGATCAACGACGTCGCAAAGCGCGTTGGCGCGGACATGATCGTCGTCGGCTCGAAAGGGCAGAGCCCGCTCGAGCGTCGGCTGATCGGCAGCACCGCACGGAACGTCGCACGGACTTCCGTTCGGCCGCTACTGATCGAGCGCATCGTCGAGGAGGACGACGGCCACGAGGTCGCCCGCGAGCATCTCTTCCAGCGCGTGCTGTACGCGACGGACTTCTCCGAGAACGCCGACCGCGCGTTCGATCAGTTCCGAGTCCTCAAGAACGCCACCGAGGAAGCGACGCTGGTCCACGTCAGCGACCGCGAACAGCAGGAAGCCGGTATCTCGACCGAGGAGGCGCGCGAGCGCCTCGAGTCGATGGCCGACGACCTCGAGTCGTACGGCATCGACACGACGATCGACGTCCGCGAGGACGAACCGGTCGAGGGGATCCTCGCTGCAGAAGAGGAGTACGATCCGACGGTGATCCTGATGGGGTCGCGCGGGCAGAGCCGCCTGCGCCGCCTGCTCATCGGGAGCGTCTCCGAGAGCGTCACCGCTCGTGCGAAGAGTAACGTACTCATCGTCCCGCCGACGCAGCGATAG
- a CDS encoding DUF7344 domain-containing protein: protein MTTLNRSNREITFDDALEALRACVRRRLLVNLMESNPRRESAQFEELSFEGDAKYFETQLRHVHLPKLAEMGFVEWDRESGRIVKGPAFDEIRPLLEVLTRHEDELPDGYL, encoded by the coding sequence ATGACGACGCTCAACCGATCGAATCGAGAGATCACCTTCGACGACGCTCTCGAAGCGCTTCGCGCCTGCGTTCGCCGACGACTTCTCGTGAACCTCATGGAGTCGAATCCGCGACGCGAATCGGCCCAGTTCGAGGAACTCTCGTTCGAGGGCGACGCGAAATACTTCGAGACGCAACTCCGGCACGTCCACCTGCCGAAACTGGCCGAGATGGGGTTCGTCGAGTGGGACCGTGAAAGTGGCCGCATCGTCAAGGGGCCGGCGTTCGACGAGATACGTCCGCTGCTCGAGGTGCTGACTCGACACGAAGACGAACTGCCCGACGGTTACCTGTGA
- a CDS encoding helix-turn-helix domain-containing protein, producing MSVTADFSVPAEAFCLAETLEVVPQITVELDRLVAHSPNYVIPFLWVLGDEWDQFEAALAGDPTVVESTVTDSFSDSRLYQIQWAEVVNERLETILDHEGVILAARGSRDEWRLWVRFGSHEHFGEFEEHFEEEGPVTLHQLTAPKTPGHAQYGVSEKQRKSLLTAYDKGYYDVPRKTTGDEIAERLGITQQALSGRLRRGMATLIENTLGRHRDDRDDDD from the coding sequence ATGAGCGTTACCGCCGACTTCAGCGTTCCAGCAGAGGCGTTCTGTCTGGCCGAGACGCTCGAGGTAGTCCCGCAAATCACCGTCGAGTTGGACCGCCTGGTCGCCCACAGTCCGAACTACGTCATACCGTTTCTCTGGGTGCTGGGAGACGAGTGGGACCAGTTCGAGGCGGCGCTGGCCGGCGATCCGACGGTCGTCGAGTCGACCGTGACCGATTCGTTCTCCGACAGCCGTCTGTATCAGATCCAGTGGGCAGAAGTCGTGAACGAACGACTCGAGACGATCTTAGACCACGAGGGGGTGATCCTCGCGGCACGCGGATCTCGCGACGAGTGGCGGCTGTGGGTCCGATTCGGTTCGCACGAGCACTTCGGCGAGTTCGAAGAGCACTTCGAAGAGGAAGGCCCCGTCACGCTCCACCAGCTGACCGCACCGAAGACCCCGGGGCACGCACAGTACGGCGTCTCGGAGAAACAGCGAAAATCCCTCCTTACGGCGTACGACAAAGGTTACTACGACGTCCCGCGGAAGACGACGGGCGACGAGATAGCAGAGCGGCTTGGAATAACTCAACAGGCACTATCGGGACGATTACGCCGAGGGATGGCGACGCTCATCGAAAATACGCTGGGGCGACACAGGGACGATCGAGACGACGACGACTGA
- the msrA gene encoding peptide-methionine (S)-S-oxide reductase MsrA, whose protein sequence is MSSTQRATFGGGCFWCTEAAMKELEGVTSVTSGYAGGHAENPTYQQVCSGTTGHAEVVQVEYDPDVIGYDDLLEVFFATHDPTQLNRQGPDVGTQYRSIVLYHDDEQRRLAESYIEALDEEYDDEVVTELEPLEEFYEAEEYHQDYFEKNPNDAYCRMHAAPKVEKVREKFEAKVHRT, encoded by the coding sequence ATGAGTTCGACACAGCGAGCGACGTTCGGCGGCGGTTGTTTCTGGTGTACGGAAGCGGCGATGAAGGAACTCGAGGGGGTCACGTCGGTCACGTCGGGGTACGCCGGCGGCCACGCGGAGAACCCGACGTACCAGCAAGTCTGTAGCGGCACGACCGGCCACGCGGAGGTCGTTCAGGTCGAGTACGACCCCGACGTGATCGGCTACGACGACCTCCTCGAGGTGTTCTTCGCCACGCACGATCCGACGCAGCTGAACCGACAGGGCCCCGACGTGGGGACGCAGTATCGCTCTATCGTCCTCTACCACGACGACGAACAGCGCCGGCTGGCCGAGTCCTACATCGAGGCACTCGACGAGGAGTACGACGACGAGGTGGTGACGGAACTGGAACCGCTCGAGGAGTTCTACGAGGCAGAAGAGTATCACCAGGATTACTTCGAGAAGAACCCCAACGACGCCTATTGCCGGATGCACGCAGCGCCGAAAGTCGAGAAGGTCCGAGAGAAGTTCGAGGCGAAGGTACACCGAACGTAG
- a CDS encoding cyclase family protein produces the protein MPTYDLSHSLESGMPVYPGDPPVEIEPAATVEEDGYRTTSLDVDTHAGTHVDAPAHLLADGRTLDEYPLETFRFAARLVDLRPLAAREPIDADALYSAVDADAALEADLLAVCTGWAAHWGTDRYFEHPFLTDGAADLLVEWNCHLGIDAPNVDPTPTATARDGEPDGYPAHRVLFADGRLIVENLRALESVPCEFDVHAYPLSVRNADGSPVRAVAVVE, from the coding sequence GTGCCTACCTACGACCTCTCACACTCCCTCGAGAGCGGGATGCCGGTCTACCCCGGCGATCCGCCGGTCGAGATCGAACCGGCGGCGACCGTCGAGGAGGACGGGTACCGGACGACGAGCCTCGACGTCGACACCCACGCCGGAACCCACGTCGACGCCCCGGCGCACTTGCTCGCGGACGGGCGGACGCTCGATGAGTACCCACTCGAGACGTTCCGCTTCGCGGCGCGTCTCGTCGATCTGCGGCCGCTCGCCGCCCGCGAACCGATCGACGCCGACGCGCTTTATAGTGCCGTCGACGCCGACGCCGCACTCGAGGCTGACCTGCTCGCGGTTTGTACCGGGTGGGCGGCACACTGGGGAACGGACCGGTACTTCGAGCATCCCTTCCTCACAGACGGCGCGGCCGACCTGCTCGTCGAGTGGAACTGTCACCTCGGGATCGACGCGCCGAACGTCGATCCGACGCCGACGGCGACCGCTCGAGACGGCGAACCCGACGGCTACCCTGCCCACCGCGTCCTCTTCGCCGACGGCCGACTGATCGTCGAGAACCTGCGCGCGCTCGAGTCCGTCCCGTGCGAGTTCGACGTACACGCCTACCCGCTCTCGGTCCGGAACGCTGACGGATCGCCGGTGCGAGCGGTCGCCGTGGTCGAGTAG
- a CDS encoding AzlD family protein produces the protein MTTSPFALDPYVVAIVAAMAVATYVTKAGGLWVLSRLEVSERVESGLSVLPGAIVISILGPELASAGPAEWGAAGVVFLLAWRTQNILLALGAGIGAVLLFRSVL, from the coding sequence ATGACGACTAGCCCGTTCGCCCTCGACCCGTACGTCGTGGCGATCGTCGCCGCGATGGCTGTCGCGACCTACGTCACGAAGGCGGGCGGTCTGTGGGTACTGAGCCGTCTCGAGGTGTCAGAGCGCGTCGAGTCCGGGCTGTCGGTGCTGCCGGGCGCGATCGTGATCTCGATTCTCGGCCCCGAACTCGCGTCGGCAGGCCCCGCCGAGTGGGGTGCGGCCGGCGTCGTCTTCTTGCTCGCGTGGCGGACACAGAACATCCTGCTCGCCCTGGGGGCTGGAATCGGGGCCGTCCTGCTGTTTCGAAGCGTGCTGTGA
- a CDS encoding AzlC family ABC transporter permease — MSTEEASGRTEQRPRRANDESESTRGGEDVTFTLEGARVGFLRCVPVALGVGGYGVVFGVLARQAGLSVAEATLMSATVVAGAAQLVAIELWADPIPVATIVVTTVVINLRYSLMGAALRPWFEHLSAARTYASVFFMADENWALTMSDLRSGSARGAFLLGSGLAIWSFWVVATIVGATAGGVIGEPARFGLDFVLSAVFVALAVELWEGRSSLLPWLVALFVAVAAAEMLPGRWYILLGGLAAATLEVIRYDD, encoded by the coding sequence ATGAGCACCGAGGAGGCGTCCGGGCGCACGGAGCAGCGACCCCGGCGTGCGAACGACGAGTCTGAGTCCACTCGAGGGGGCGAGGACGTGACGTTCACGCTCGAAGGGGCTCGAGTGGGCTTTCTTCGGTGTGTCCCGGTCGCTCTGGGCGTCGGCGGCTACGGCGTCGTCTTCGGCGTCCTGGCGCGACAGGCAGGGTTGAGCGTCGCAGAGGCGACGCTGATGAGCGCGACGGTGGTCGCGGGCGCGGCCCAGCTGGTCGCGATCGAACTCTGGGCCGATCCGATCCCGGTCGCGACGATCGTCGTCACGACGGTTGTGATCAACCTCCGGTACTCGCTGATGGGTGCCGCTCTCAGGCCGTGGTTCGAGCACCTGTCGGCCGCTCGCACCTACGCCAGCGTATTTTTCATGGCCGACGAGAACTGGGCGTTGACGATGAGCGACCTCCGCTCGGGGAGCGCTCGCGGCGCGTTCCTCCTCGGCAGCGGCCTTGCCATCTGGTCGTTCTGGGTCGTCGCAACGATCGTCGGCGCGACCGCGGGCGGCGTGATCGGCGAACCCGCCCGCTTCGGCCTCGACTTCGTCCTCTCGGCAGTGTTCGTCGCGCTCGCGGTCGAACTCTGGGAGGGGAGGTCGTCGCTGCTGCCGTGGCTCGTGGCGCTTTTCGTCGCCGTCGCCGCCGCCGAGATGCTCCCGGGTCGCTGGTACATCCTGCTCGGCGGACTCGCCGCAGCGACGCTCGAGGTGATCCGCTATGACGACTAG
- a CDS encoding universal stress protein, producing the protein MYGDILVPTDGRESTRRAIEEAIELAAVHGATVHALYVINSAAIAPGIDFEDLEEIGQQAVDHVAELAAEEGVTDVETMVTHGLRPQAILKYADEHDVDLIVMGRHRGIDVDRLFRGSVSDRVSEDTSIPVLVVE; encoded by the coding sequence ATGTACGGCGACATCCTCGTCCCGACGGACGGCCGGGAGAGTACGCGACGGGCGATCGAGGAGGCGATCGAACTCGCGGCCGTCCACGGCGCGACCGTCCACGCCCTCTACGTCATCAACTCGGCCGCGATCGCACCCGGGATCGACTTCGAGGACCTCGAGGAGATCGGCCAGCAGGCAGTCGACCACGTTGCGGAACTGGCCGCCGAAGAAGGGGTCACGGACGTCGAGACGATGGTCACACACGGACTTCGCCCCCAGGCAATCCTGAAGTACGCCGACGAGCACGACGTCGACCTGATCGTCATGGGCCGACACAGGGGCATCGACGTCGATCGCCTCTTTCGCGGGAGCGTCTCCGATCGCGTCTCAGAAGACACGTCGATCCCCGTCCTCGTGGTCGAGTGA
- a CDS encoding universal stress protein, whose amino-acid sequence MSMRVLVALDGSEQSTAALSYAAETYADAAIVCFHAIDPFDRDPEESTAEPLTEEWLESERERADDLFDRALEAVDLPDERVERETTVGAPAESIVAYAESEDVDHVVVGSYGRGEATQLQLGSVAEVVVRRTPVPVTVVR is encoded by the coding sequence ATGTCGATGCGTGTACTGGTCGCACTCGACGGCTCCGAACAGTCGACGGCCGCACTGTCCTACGCCGCGGAAACGTACGCCGACGCGGCGATCGTCTGCTTTCACGCCATCGATCCGTTCGACCGCGATCCAGAGGAGTCGACGGCAGAGCCACTTACCGAAGAGTGGCTCGAGTCAGAGCGCGAGCGCGCCGACGACCTGTTCGACCGCGCGCTCGAGGCTGTCGACCTCCCCGACGAACGGGTCGAGCGAGAGACGACCGTCGGCGCGCCGGCGGAGTCGATCGTCGCGTACGCGGAGAGCGAAGACGTCGATCACGTCGTCGTCGGGAGTTACGGACGGGGCGAGGCGACGCAGTTGCAACTCGGGAGCGTCGCGGAGGTCGTCGTGCGACGGACGCCGGTACCCGTAACCGTCGTCAGATAA
- a CDS encoding universal stress protein produces MIDHVLVPVDGSEQSNAALVYAVELVSDATITLLHVVDPVSEMDDLSTTDGQYTAAQRQTAEQVFEHARARLDDEDVTIETAIETGAPWREIVDYAAGHDVDHVVMGSHGRDGATRLLLGSVAEVVVRRSPVPVTVVSQESVPKADR; encoded by the coding sequence ATGATAGACCACGTCCTGGTCCCGGTCGACGGCTCCGAACAGTCGAACGCCGCCCTGGTGTACGCCGTCGAACTCGTTTCGGACGCGACGATCACGCTCTTGCACGTCGTCGATCCGGTCAGCGAGATGGACGACCTGTCGACGACCGACGGCCAGTACACGGCGGCACAGCGCCAGACCGCCGAACAGGTGTTCGAGCACGCTCGAGCGCGCCTCGACGACGAGGACGTGACGATCGAGACGGCGATCGAGACGGGAGCGCCCTGGCGTGAGATCGTCGACTACGCCGCCGGTCACGATGTCGACCACGTCGTGATGGGGAGTCACGGCCGCGACGGCGCGACCCGGCTCCTGCTTGGGAGCGTCGCGGAGGTCGTCGTCCGTCGATCACCGGTTCCGGTGACGGTCGTCAGCCAGGAATCCGTTCCCAAGGCCGATCGCTGA
- a CDS encoding site-2 protease family protein encodes MFRSYRIGSVLGIPIKLDVTFLLILPVFAWLIGSQFTDLATALNAIFGVGIDATALEGTNVVWLLGLAAAVGLFASVLLHELGHSVVALRYDVPIESITLWLLGGVAQLSGRPDNWRQELAIAIAGPVVSVVLGALSYGLLLATPANVDAVRFVLAYLALMNVVLAAFNMLPGFPLDGGRVLRALLARNRPYAVATQQAARIGQLFAIALGLFGLLALNFIMVAIALFVYVAAAGEARQTALESAFGDVQVADVMIPREDLVTIDREETISGLLERMLGRRHTGFPVVDEGTITGVVTLEDVHDVAPVERDAYTVADVMATDVPMVDPDDDVMGTLRTLQTADADRLLVTDASGSVVGMVTQSDLVRALSVGVMLGPQEADRGDRTDDEVSIADSPIHRW; translated from the coding sequence ATGTTCAGAAGCTACCGGATCGGATCGGTCCTCGGGATTCCGATCAAGCTCGATGTCACGTTCCTCCTGATCCTGCCGGTGTTCGCCTGGCTCATCGGGAGCCAGTTCACCGACCTGGCGACGGCTCTGAACGCCATCTTCGGCGTCGGAATCGACGCCACGGCGCTCGAAGGGACGAACGTCGTCTGGCTGCTCGGGCTGGCCGCCGCAGTCGGGCTGTTCGCGAGCGTCCTCTTGCACGAACTGGGCCACTCGGTGGTCGCGTTACGCTACGACGTCCCTATCGAGTCGATCACGCTCTGGCTGCTCGGCGGCGTCGCCCAGCTTTCGGGACGACCGGACAACTGGCGACAGGAACTCGCGATCGCGATCGCCGGACCCGTGGTCAGCGTCGTCCTCGGCGCGCTCTCGTACGGGCTGTTGCTCGCCACACCGGCGAACGTCGACGCCGTCCGGTTCGTCCTCGCCTATCTCGCGCTCATGAACGTCGTACTCGCGGCGTTCAACATGCTACCGGGCTTTCCGCTCGACGGTGGACGGGTGCTCCGGGCGCTGCTCGCGCGCAACCGCCCCTACGCGGTCGCGACACAGCAGGCGGCCCGGATCGGCCAACTGTTCGCCATCGCGCTCGGCCTGTTCGGCCTGCTCGCGCTCAACTTCATCATGGTCGCCATCGCCCTGTTCGTCTACGTCGCCGCCGCCGGCGAAGCCCGACAGACCGCACTCGAGTCGGCCTTCGGCGACGTCCAGGTGGCGGACGTGATGATCCCCCGCGAGGACCTCGTGACGATCGACCGAGAGGAAACGATCAGTGGTCTGCTCGAGCGGATGCTCGGTCGACGACACACGGGATTCCCGGTCGTCGACGAGGGGACGATCACCGGCGTCGTCACGCTCGAGGACGTCCACGACGTGGCGCCGGTCGAACGGGACGCTTACACGGTCGCGGACGTGATGGCGACCGACGTGCCGATGGTCGATCCCGACGACGACGTGATGGGCACGCTCCGGACGCTCCAGACGGCGGACGCCGATCGGCTCCTGGTCACCGACGCGTCCGGATCGGTCGTCGGGATGGTGACCCAGTCCGATCTCGTTCGAGCGCTCAGCGTCGGCGTGATGCTCGGCCCGCAGGAGGCCGACAGAGGCGACCGGACCGACGACGAGGTTTCGATCGCCGACTCGCCGATCCACCGCTGGTGA